One stretch of Streptomyces sp. NBC_00443 DNA includes these proteins:
- a CDS encoding DUF4349 domain-containing protein, producing MRARRSARSAPPVRPVQVLSGLLLAAALALTGCSGTDDAGVDSSAAGGGAAKEEVQASAGAGAPGSGPGAESGSDADRATAPPKATASHIIRTASLTVQVKDVPKALDEARTTIENAGGYVGNETTTSDGKGHERTRVVLRVPVDKYAEVLADLEGAGKLIERSAKAQDVTDQVVDVESRITSQRASVARIRELMDRATQLSDVVTLEGELSSRQADLEALLAQQASLKDRTGLATITLSLSETPVKKAAPKDEDPGFLDALAGGWGAFVTMLRWLAVALGAVLPFAAVAALIVWLWLKVLRPRMPRSPATAPETTALGPLPTARPAPGRTRAGDERGAEQGGERD from the coding sequence ATGCGCGCACGACGATCCGCACGATCCGCACCACCCGTACGACCGGTTCAGGTCCTGAGCGGCCTCCTGCTGGCCGCCGCCCTTGCACTGACCGGATGCAGCGGCACCGACGACGCGGGGGTCGACAGCAGCGCCGCCGGAGGCGGGGCCGCCAAGGAGGAAGTCCAGGCGAGTGCGGGCGCGGGCGCCCCGGGCAGCGGCCCGGGCGCGGAAAGTGGCTCCGACGCGGACCGGGCGACCGCGCCGCCCAAGGCCACGGCGAGCCACATCATCCGGACGGCCTCGCTGACCGTGCAGGTCAAGGACGTACCGAAGGCCCTCGACGAGGCCCGCACCACCATCGAGAACGCGGGAGGCTACGTCGGCAACGAGACGACCACCAGCGACGGGAAGGGCCACGAGCGCACCCGCGTCGTCCTGCGCGTGCCCGTCGACAAGTACGCCGAGGTCCTCGCCGATCTGGAGGGCGCCGGCAAACTGATCGAACGCAGCGCCAAGGCGCAGGACGTCACCGACCAGGTCGTGGACGTGGAGAGCCGCATCACGTCGCAGCGGGCCAGCGTGGCCCGCATCCGCGAGCTGATGGACCGGGCGACCCAGCTCAGCGACGTGGTCACGCTGGAGGGCGAGCTGAGCTCCCGCCAGGCCGACCTTGAGGCGCTGCTGGCCCAGCAGGCGTCCCTGAAGGACCGCACCGGCCTGGCCACGATCACCCTCTCCCTGTCGGAGACGCCGGTGAAGAAGGCAGCCCCGAAGGACGAGGACCCCGGCTTCCTGGACGCGCTCGCGGGCGGCTGGGGCGCGTTCGTGACGATGCTGCGCTGGCTTGCTGTGGCGCTGGGCGCCGTGCTGCCGTTCGCGGCGGTGGCGGCACTGATCGTGTGGCTGTGGCTGAAGGTCCTGCGGCCCCGGATGCCCCGCAGCCCGGCGACCGCGCCC